Proteins encoded together in one Thermomicrobiales bacterium window:
- a CDS encoding Maf family protein, translating to MRGRSHEVYTAVVVLDPLTGESWDEVVRSEVRIRDLGDDEIEAYVATGEPLDKAGGYAIQGEAATMVEGIVGCYSNVVGLPICASVRLLELAEVFDPEQMPFVSAHTPGNAAHP from the coding sequence CTGCGTGGGCGATCGCACGAGGTCTACACCGCGGTCGTGGTCCTCGATCCGCTGACCGGCGAGTCGTGGGACGAGGTTGTGCGCAGCGAGGTGCGCATCCGGGATCTGGGCGACGATGAAATCGAGGCATATGTCGCCACCGGTGAGCCGCTCGACAAGGCTGGCGGATATGCCATTCAGGGCGAAGCCGCAACTATGGTGGAAGGGATCGTTGGGTGCTACAGCAACGTGGTTGGCCTCCCGATCTGCGCGTCGGTGCGGCTCCTCGAGTTGGCGGAGGTTTTCGACCCAGAGCAGATGCCGTTTGTCTCAGCCCATACGCCGGGCAATGCGGCCCACCCCTGA